In Panicum virgatum strain AP13 chromosome 4N, P.virgatum_v5, whole genome shotgun sequence, a single window of DNA contains:
- the LOC120671037 gene encoding anthocyanin 5-aromatic acyltransferase-like: MGSRVRALSVTHVRPAETSNPPPPGADHATIELSLFDTIFIALTPIQRLFFYEGDDLPPFPDLVRALRSSLAATLAVFTPLAGQVAVSPSGLGVAIDCSPGTVSRGGVRFVEAEYAGSAADVRRLAGAAEHDAEAYAQLAPALAVGALPAPALAVQVTRPARGAGGGGGGGIGAVVVGVSMNHVVADGQALWEFIRAWAAAARGSSTAGTGLVPPTFDRAAINRHPKAEEVARKFVRVFAPALPTVNTFPEPDNALQGRRTYLLSANQIRSLKHCISLHSKGADGDTAPAAAAVTPPTTYAAVASLVWTSGVRAKNALDDAAADAYLMLAADCRARLRPPLPAAFFGNCAKSCYARATVGGLRDARGGDALARAAAAVREAVREQLVDPLGDAERWLERHRALPPGRVVQVGASNRFAAYETDFGWGRPARVELASVFMREFVAVVGAPDGAVQVSVALDRDRMDGFEANFLSLLQDSPP, from the exons ATGGGCTCCCGCGTCCGAGCTCTCAGCGTCACCCATGTCCGACCCGCCGAAACCTccaacccgccgccgccaggcgccGACCACGCCACGATCGAGCTCTCCCTCTTCGACACCATCTTCATCGCCCTGACGCCGATCCAGCGCCTCTTCTTCTACGAGGGCGACGACCTCCCGCCGTTCCCCGACCTGGTCCGCGCGCTGCGGTCCTCCCTCGCGGCCACGCTCGCCGTCTTCACCCCGCTCGCCGGCCAGGTCGCGGTCTCCCCGTCGGGGCTCGGCGTCGCCATCGACTGCTCCCCCGGCACCgtctcccgcggcggcgtcagGTTCGTCGAGGCCGAGTACGCCGGCAGCGCCGCCGACGTGCGCCGCCTGGCCGGCGCCGCGGAGCACGACGCCGAGGCGTACGCGCAGCTCGCGCCCGCGCTCGCGGTGGGCGCGCTCCCGGCGCCCGCGCTCGCCGTGCAGGTCACGAggcccgcgcgcggcgcgggcggcggcggcggcggcgggatcgggGCCGTGGTGGTCGGGGTGTCCATGAACCACGTCGTGGCCGATGGCCAGGCGCTGTGGGAGTTCATCCGGGCgtgggccgccgcggcgcggggcaGCTCGACGGCCGGGACGGGCCTCGTGCCGCCGACGTTCGACCGCGCGGCGATCAACCGGCACCCCaaggcggaggaggtggcgcgcAAGTTCGTGCGCGTCTTCGCGCCGGCGTTGCCGACG GTGAACACATTCCCCGAACCTGACAACGCCCTCCAGGGCCGAAGAACCTACCTGCTCAGCGCCAACCAAATCCGGTCGCTGAAGCATTGCATTTCACTGCACAGCAAGGGCGCCGATGGCGACACCgcaccggcggccgccgccgtgacgCCCCCGACCACCTACGCCGCCGTCGCGTCCCTGGTCTGGACGTCCGGCGTGCGCGCCAAGAACGCCctcgacgacgccgccgccgacgcctacCTCATGCTCGCCGCGGACTGCCGCGCGCGCctgcgcccgccgctgccggcggcgtTCTTCGGCAACTGCGCCAAGTCGTGCTACGCGAGGGCGACGGTGGGCGGGCTCCGCGACGCCCGAGGCGGCGATGccctcgcgcgcgccgcggcggcggtgcgggaggCGGTCCGGGAGCAGCTGGTGGACCCGCTGGGCGACGCCGAGCGGTGGCTGGAGCGCCACCGGGCGCTGCCGCCGGGCAGGGTCGTGCAGGTCGGGGCGTCCAACCGGTTCGCCGCGTACGAGACGGACTTCGGGTGGGGCAGGCCGGCGCGGGTGGAGCTCGCGTCGGTGTTCATGAGGGAGTTCGTGGCGGTGGTCGGGGCGCCGGACGGCGCCGTGCAGGTGTCCGTGGCGCTTGACCGGGACCGCATGGACGGCTTCGAGGCCAACTTCTTGTCCTTGTTGCAGGATTCTCCTCCGTGA
- the LOC120671038 gene encoding anthocyanidin 3-O-glucoside 6''-O-acyltransferase-like: protein MSPRLRILGVTHVLPDQDRAAAYSPRPLPDDGLVELSFMDALFVDRAMPMRRLFFYEGPGVPPFRRLARSLRCSLAAALAVFPPLSGKLAHRPSAGDVVVDCSPAAASSPGVRFVEAEYDGCIGDMRRVACGSDEGDREALVELGPELDASELPAPVLAVQVTRPAVGGDGSAVVVGVAVHHAVADGHSMWQFMKAWTALTRMEVSQQSKTVADLAPPAFGRTPIRYPEAEELARKILRVIAPALPVIRSPYSCLPPDRWRRTFLIHADEIQSVKQHIRAHSQTTGEQPGTPPSTYLAVSSLVWTSIARAKSRGLAGGDAYFLVAVDYRRRLGPPIDERYFGDCVVPCVARAAARDLRDGGGAGLARAAAAIRDAIRAQPDCPVRAMEAWLESLRTVPREGFTFTGSSNRFMAYETDFGWGAPSRVELVSLFATELVLLLGAAEGGGVQLTATLCPEHMEAFASNLVRFSGGNEEC, encoded by the exons ATGAGTCCACGGCTGCGAATCCTCGGCGTCACCCACGTCCTCCCGGACCAGGACCGAGCCGCCGCCTACTCGCCGCGGCCGCTCCCCGACGACGGCCTCGTCGAGCTCTCGTTCATGGACGCCCTGTTCGTCGACAGGGCGATGCCGATGCGGCGCCTCTTCTTCTACGAGGGCCCCGGCGTCCCGCCCTTCCGGCGCCTCGCCCGCTCCCTGCGgtgctccctcgccgccgcgctcgcggtCTTCCCTCCCCTGTCGGGGAAGCTCGCCCACCGCCCGTCGGCCGGCGACGTCGTCGTGGactgctcgccggccgcggcatCCTCTCCGGGCGTCAGATTCGTCGAGGCCGAGTACGACGGCTGCATCGGCGACATGCGGCGGGTGGCCTGCGGCAGCGACGAGGGAGATAGGGAGGCGTTGGTGGAGCTCGGGCCCGAGCTCGACGCAAGCGAGCTGCCGGCACCCGTGCTCGCCGTGCAGGTGACGAGGCCGGCCGTCGGCGGTGACGGGAGCGCGGTGGTTGTCGGGGTGGCCGTCCACCACGCCGTGGCCGATGGCCACTCCATGTGGCAGTTCATGAAGGCGTGGACGGCCCTGACGCGGATGGAGGTCTCGCAGCAGTCGAAGACCGTGGCGGacctcgcgccgccggcgtTTGGCCGGACGCCGATACGGTACCCCGAAGCCGAGGAGCTTGCCCGCAAGATCCTGCGCGTGATTGCGCCGGCGCTGCCTGTG ATCAGGTCGCCGTATTCGTGCCTCCCACCGGACCGCTGGAGGAGAACCTTTCTGATCCACGCCGACGAGATCCAGTCGGTGAAGCAGCACATACGGGCACATAGCCAGACCACTGGCGAGCAGCCGGGCACGCCCCCAAGCACCTACCTCGCGGTGTCGTCCCTGGTGTGGACGTCCATCGCGCGCGCCAAGTCCCggggcctcgccggcggcgacgcctaCTTCCTGGTTGCCGTGGAttaccgccgccgcctgggccctcCCATCGACGAGCGCTACTTCGGGGACTGCGTCGTGCCGTGCGTCgccagggccgccgcgcgcgacctgcgcgacggcggcggcgccgggctggcgcgcgcggccgcggccatcCGCGACGCCATCCGCGCGCAGCCCGACTGCCCGGTGCGCGCCATGGAGGCCTGGCTCGAGTCCCTGCGCACGGTCCCGAGGGAGGGGTTCACCTTCACGGGGTCGTCGAACCGGTTCATGGCGTACGAGACGGATTTCGGGTGGGGCGCGCCGTCCCGGGTGGAGCTCGTGTCGCTCTTCGCCACcgagctggtgctgctgctgggcgccgcggagggcggcggcgtgcagctcACCGCCACGCTCTGCCCCGAGCACATGGAGGCGTTCGCGTCCAACCTCGTGCGGTTTTCAGGAGGGAACGAGGAATGTTGA